Proteins encoded in a region of the Sphingomonas jaspsi DSM 18422 genome:
- a CDS encoding type II and III secretion system protein family protein → MTSFKQQKSVRLGVALAALTMGLGPVAISTPAVAAQSARPSETLNLSKNTGTLVRLSAPMADLFVANDTVADVQVRSSTQLYVFGKGAGETTIYATDRNGRVVYAANVRVGQNVGSVDEMLRMAMPDARIDATPMNGLVLLTGTVASPDDAAEAQRLVQAYVGEGTQVVSRLKSATPLQVNLKVKIAEVNRSVTRNIGVNLLSQDTTGGFQFGIGQGNAGSITDGTFKIGSTGTTLGAAGKLFGLDLLGTLQLAENDGLVTTLAEPNLTALSGETASFLAGGEFPVPVGQGNSSISIEYKQYGVGLAFTPIVLADGRISMRVRPEVSELSNEGSIKLGGYDVPALTTRRAETTVELGSGQSFMIAGLLRNANTNSIEKAPFLGDLPILGALFRSKSYRRAETELVIIVTPYLVRPVSGQLPLPTNGYRAPSATDQVLEGKTYGTVPVASAPAPVGAAVAPGFKM, encoded by the coding sequence ATGACCAGCTTCAAGCAACAGAAAAGCGTTCGCCTGGGCGTTGCCCTCGCCGCGCTGACCATGGGCCTCGGCCCGGTGGCAATCAGCACCCCCGCCGTCGCGGCCCAGTCGGCCCGCCCGTCGGAAACGCTGAACCTTTCGAAGAACACCGGCACGCTGGTGCGGTTGAGCGCTCCGATGGCCGACCTGTTCGTCGCCAACGACACGGTCGCCGACGTGCAGGTGCGCAGCTCGACCCAGCTGTATGTGTTCGGCAAGGGCGCCGGTGAAACCACCATCTACGCCACCGATCGCAACGGCCGGGTGGTCTATGCCGCCAACGTCCGCGTCGGCCAGAATGTCGGCTCGGTCGACGAGATGCTGCGGATGGCGATGCCGGATGCACGGATCGACGCGACCCCGATGAACGGCCTCGTGCTCCTTACCGGCACGGTCGCCTCGCCCGACGATGCCGCCGAGGCGCAGCGCCTGGTGCAGGCCTATGTCGGCGAAGGCACGCAGGTCGTCAGCCGCCTGAAGTCGGCGACGCCGCTGCAGGTCAACCTGAAGGTCAAGATCGCCGAAGTGAACCGGTCGGTGACGCGCAACATCGGCGTCAACCTGCTGTCGCAGGACACCACCGGCGGCTTCCAGTTCGGAATCGGACAGGGCAACGCCGGTTCGATCACCGACGGTACGTTCAAGATCGGCAGCACCGGCACGACGCTCGGCGCTGCGGGCAAGCTGTTCGGCCTCGACCTGCTGGGTACCCTCCAGCTGGCCGAAAATGACGGCCTGGTGACGACGCTCGCCGAACCGAACCTGACCGCACTTTCGGGTGAAACCGCCAGCTTCCTGGCCGGCGGCGAATTCCCGGTCCCGGTTGGCCAGGGCAATTCGTCGATCAGCATCGAATATAAGCAATATGGCGTCGGCCTGGCCTTCACGCCGATCGTGCTGGCCGACGGCCGCATTTCGATGCGCGTCCGCCCGGAAGTCAGCGAGCTGTCGAACGAAGGCTCGATCAAGCTGGGCGGCTATGACGTCCCGGCGCTGACCACCCGCCGTGCCGAAACCACGGTCGAGCTGGGCAGCGGCCAAAGCTTCATGATCGCCGGCCTGCTGCGCAACGCCAACACCAACAGCATCGAAAAGGCGCCGTTCCTCGGCGACCTGCCGATCCTTGGCGCACTGTTCCGGTCGAAAAGCTATCGCCGCGCGGAAACCGAACTGGTGATCATCGTCACGCCCTATCTGGTGCGTCCGGTGTCGGGCCAGCTGCCGCTTCCGACCAACGGCTACCGTGCCCCGTCGGCCACCGACCAGGTGCTGGAAGGCAAGACCTACGGGACCGTTCCCGTTGCGTCGGCCCCTGCCCCGGTCGGCGCGGCCGTCGCGCCCGGGTTCAAGATGTAA
- a CDS encoding A24 family peptidase gives MMNPTFTFALLAVLGILLVWIAVVDIKTFTIADGINIAIALMAPLFWWASGVGLWPDAAIRVGVAIGVFVLFALMFHVGAMGGGDVKLAGALALWFTPYETLQMLVMMSLAGGALTIIVLAETKIRKKEGRPEVPYGVAIAFGGLWLLAQRFLNHFA, from the coding sequence ATGATGAATCCCACATTCACCTTCGCATTGCTCGCCGTTCTCGGGATCCTGCTGGTCTGGATTGCGGTGGTCGACATCAAGACCTTCACCATCGCCGACGGCATCAACATCGCCATTGCGCTGATGGCGCCGCTATTCTGGTGGGCCAGCGGAGTCGGGCTGTGGCCCGATGCCGCGATCCGCGTCGGGGTGGCGATCGGCGTGTTCGTCCTGTTCGCGCTGATGTTCCACGTCGGCGCGATGGGCGGCGGGGACGTCAAGCTCGCCGGCGCGCTGGCGCTATGGTTTACGCCCTACGAAACGCTGCAGATGCTGGTGATGATGTCGCTGGCCGGCGGGGCGCTGACCATCATCGTGCTGGCGGAGACGAAAATCCGCAAAAAGGAAGGCCGTCCGGAGGTTCCGTACGGCGTCGCAATCGCGTTCGGCGGACTATGGTTACTCGCCCAACGCTTTCTTAACCATTTTGCCTGA
- the glyS gene encoding glycine--tRNA ligase subunit beta, with protein sequence MQAKARNDLSRLFAEGLAAAGLTHDGIVTYSTPRRLALIAKALPGATQAVSEELKGPRTSAPPQALEGFLRKTGLTQDQLEDRDGVWFAVIDKPGRATSEVLAELIPQIVREFPWPKSMRWGAPSLSTASMRWVRPLHSIVALYGETIVDVQIEGVACGATTLGHRFHHAGPITIGGAGDYVEKLRACHVLVDQEERERIIRDGARKLADDAGFFLVEDEGLVVENAGLTEWPVPLLGSFDHDYLDVPEEVIQLTARINQKYFVLRGGDNKLAPHFICTANIDASDGGAAIVAGNERVLAARLSDARFFWEQDLKVPLEEQANKLEQIVFHEKLGTVADKVERVAKLARWLVEEGIVKGASADDAERAARLAKADLVTGMVGEFPELQGVIGGYLAAAQGEKPEVAAAIRDHYKPVGQGDEVPTAPVTVAVSLADKLDTLVEFWSADEKPTGSKDPFALRRAALAIIRTFLDRGIRGSQKDLFLEARTNSLQQDFEQTVDRMWPAILAEQDNARQSVAELMAVQEGEVHHIAAIWQQMERQESSFRMTEAQAKDIASAYAAREMQVEHQINWKIWEDFEAFFTDRLKVQQREAGVRHDLIDAVFALGGEDDLVRLLARVKALQAFVETGEGTNLLAGYKRSANILKKEEWDAAVASTSAVETEEQALIDALDIAEPKARVAVEAEDFTAAMAALASLRAPIDAFFDKVTVNADDAGVRARRLNLLARFRDAVHTVADFSKIEG encoded by the coding sequence ATGCAGGCCAAGGCCCGCAACGACCTGTCGCGCCTGTTCGCCGAAGGGCTGGCCGCGGCCGGCCTTACCCATGACGGCATCGTCACTTACTCGACCCCGCGCCGCCTCGCGCTGATCGCCAAGGCGCTGCCCGGCGCGACGCAGGCGGTGAGCGAGGAACTGAAGGGCCCGCGCACCAGCGCGCCGCCGCAGGCGCTCGAAGGGTTCCTGCGCAAGACCGGCCTCACGCAGGACCAGCTGGAAGATCGCGACGGCGTCTGGTTCGCGGTGATCGACAAGCCCGGTCGCGCCACCAGCGAGGTGTTGGCCGAGCTGATCCCGCAGATCGTTCGCGAATTCCCCTGGCCCAAGTCGATGCGCTGGGGTGCACCGTCGCTCTCGACCGCATCGATGCGCTGGGTGCGCCCGCTCCATTCGATCGTCGCGCTTTATGGCGAGACCATCGTCGATGTGCAGATCGAGGGCGTGGCGTGCGGCGCGACCACGCTCGGCCATCGTTTCCACCATGCCGGCCCAATCACCATCGGCGGTGCAGGCGATTATGTCGAAAAGCTGCGCGCCTGCCATGTGCTGGTCGACCAGGAAGAGCGCGAGCGCATCATCCGCGACGGCGCGCGCAAGCTGGCCGATGATGCGGGGTTCTTCCTTGTCGAGGACGAGGGGCTGGTGGTCGAAAATGCCGGCCTCACCGAATGGCCGGTGCCGCTGCTCGGCTCGTTCGACCATGACTATCTGGATGTGCCCGAAGAGGTCATCCAACTCACCGCGCGCATCAACCAGAAATATTTCGTGCTGCGCGGCGGCGACAACAAGCTCGCGCCGCACTTCATCTGCACCGCCAACATCGACGCCAGCGACGGCGGCGCGGCGATCGTCGCGGGCAACGAACGCGTGCTCGCCGCGCGGCTGAGCGATGCGCGCTTCTTCTGGGAGCAGGACCTGAAAGTCCCGCTGGAAGAGCAGGCGAACAAGCTCGAGCAGATCGTCTTCCATGAAAAGCTCGGCACCGTCGCCGACAAGGTCGAACGCGTCGCGAAACTGGCCCGCTGGCTGGTCGAGGAAGGCATCGTCAAGGGCGCATCCGCCGACGACGCCGAACGCGCCGCGCGCCTCGCCAAGGCCGACCTCGTCACCGGCATGGTCGGCGAATTCCCCGAGCTTCAGGGCGTCATCGGCGGCTACCTCGCCGCAGCCCAAGGCGAAAAGCCCGAAGTCGCCGCCGCCATCCGCGACCATTACAAGCCGGTCGGACAGGGCGACGAAGTGCCGACCGCGCCGGTGACGGTGGCGGTGAGCTTAGCGGATAAGCTGGATACCCTTGTTGAGTTTTGGTCAGCAGACGAAAAGCCGACGGGAAGCAAAGATCCATTTGCCCTGCGTCGGGCAGCGTTGGCGATTATTAGGACATTTTTGGATCGCGGAATTCGTGGATCACAAAAGGATCTGTTCCTCGAGGCACGGACGAATTCACTCCAACAGGATTTTGAGCAAACCGTTGATCGAATGTGGCCTGCCATTCTCGCTGAGCAGGATAACGCTCGCCAAAGTGTCGCAGAGTTGATGGCGGTTCAGGAGGGCGAAGTTCATCACATCGCCGCCATTTGGCAACAAATGGAAAGGCAAGAGTCGTCATTTCGCATGACGGAAGCTCAAGCGAAGGACATTGCTTCAGCCTATGCGGCTCGTGAGATGCAGGTCGAGCACCAGATTAATTGGAAAATTTGGGAAGACTTTGAAGCGTTCTTCACCGATCGCCTAAAAGTCCAGCAGCGAGAAGCGGGGGTTCGCCACGACCTTATCGACGCGGTGTTTGCGCTCGGCGGAGAGGACGACCTCGTTCGTCTGCTCGCCCGAGTGAAAGCGCTTCAGGCGTTTGTGGAGACGGGTGAGGGGACCAACCTGCTGGCTGGCTACAAACGCTCAGCGAATATCCTCAAGAAGGAAGAGTGGGATGCGGCCGTCGCCTCGACCTCCGCGGTCGAGACGGAGGAACAGGCGCTGATCGATGCCCTCGACATCGCCGAGCCCAAGGCCCGCGTGGCGGTCGAGGCGGAGGATTTCACCGCCGCCATGGCCGCGCTCGCCTCGCTGCGCGCGCCGATCGATGCCTTTTTCGACAAGGTGACGGTCAACGCTGACGATGCGGGCGTCCGCGCCCGCCGCCTGAACCTGCTCGCCCGCTTCCGCGATGCGGTTCACACGGTGGCCGACTTCTCGAAAATCGAGGGCTGA
- the cpaB gene encoding Flp pilus assembly protein CpaB yields the protein MDVKKVALLVGALVIAVVTAFMAKNMFTGAGAEQAAAAPVVPLGPKVLVARKALPVGTIIDAESLSFQAWPKELIQDAYYTEGSPDADMTKLIGTVVRNPITAGQPLTHGVLVGPQDRGFLAAALGPGMRAVTVPVSASSGVAGFIFPGDHVDMVLTQEVRGGGDGPALKVSETIVRNIRVLATDQRVDNKDEDGKVVVRTASNVTVEVTPRIAEKIAVAQSVGTLTLTLRSLTDNAAELDRAIASGDVKVPAGANAAQERQLLSSAANRPTDSNTTFVTGGDVSRFQRSSVPTRTSPTETGGAAQAPVGVAAPTGPVVRVSRGGNVTIVPVTRGSTADAGRRISKATSAMGAF from the coding sequence ATGGACGTTAAAAAGGTTGCGCTGCTCGTTGGAGCGCTGGTCATCGCGGTAGTCACCGCCTTCATGGCCAAGAACATGTTCACCGGGGCTGGGGCCGAACAGGCCGCCGCCGCGCCCGTCGTTCCGCTGGGACCGAAAGTCCTGGTGGCGCGCAAGGCGCTTCCGGTCGGCACCATCATCGACGCGGAAAGCCTTTCCTTCCAGGCCTGGCCGAAGGAACTGATCCAGGATGCCTACTATACGGAAGGCTCGCCTGACGCGGACATGACCAAGCTGATCGGTACGGTCGTCCGCAACCCGATCACCGCCGGTCAGCCGCTGACCCATGGTGTCCTGGTCGGTCCGCAAGATCGTGGCTTCCTCGCCGCGGCGCTGGGGCCGGGCATGCGCGCCGTGACCGTCCCCGTGTCGGCGTCTTCGGGCGTCGCCGGCTTCATCTTCCCGGGCGACCATGTCGACATGGTCCTGACCCAGGAAGTCCGGGGCGGCGGCGACGGCCCGGCGCTGAAAGTGTCGGAAACCATCGTCCGCAACATCCGCGTCCTTGCGACCGACCAGCGCGTCGACAACAAGGATGAAGACGGCAAGGTCGTCGTCCGCACCGCCAGCAACGTGACCGTCGAAGTCACCCCGCGCATCGCCGAAAAGATCGCGGTCGCCCAGTCGGTCGGCACGCTGACCCTGACCCTGCGGTCGCTGACGGACAACGCTGCCGAACTCGACCGAGCCATTGCATCGGGCGACGTCAAGGTCCCGGCCGGCGCCAACGCCGCCCAGGAACGCCAGCTGCTGTCCAGCGCGGCCAACCGCCCGACCGACAGCAACACCACCTTCGTGACCGGCGGCGATGTGTCGCGCTTCCAGCGCAGCAGCGTCCCGACCCGTACCTCGCCCACCGAAACGGGCGGAGCCGCCCAGGCACCTGTCGGTGTCGCGGCGCCGACCGGCCCGGTGGTTCGCGTGTCGCGCGGCGGCAATGTCACCATTGTGCCCGTGACCCGCGGCAGCACTGCCGATGCCGGTCGCCGCATTTCGAAGGCCACCTCCGCGATGGGAGCGTTCTAA
- a CDS encoding type II secretion system F family protein — translation MAAPTSGPTLLGVDVIWVATLLSAVATMAVLVAIYAATTVRDPMARRVKALNERREQLKAGIVASTNKRKKLTNKNVAADRVRGILSSFKVLQEDQIKKTQLRLMQAGIRTKDLAFFIIFARMVLPIVLGTSAVLLVYVFDYFPTWGWFKQYAFVAGTFLLSYKAPDLWLSNKVTKRSHAVRKGLPDALDLLVICAEAGLTVDAAFNRVARELGKAYPELGDEFGLTAIELGFLSERRQAFENLANRVDLESIRGVVTTMIQTEKYGTPLASALRVLSAEFRNERMMRAEEKAARLPAIMTVPLILFILPTLFVVILGPAACSISDNLFKT, via the coding sequence ATGGCAGCTCCCACCTCCGGACCTACCCTTCTCGGCGTTGACGTCATCTGGGTCGCGACCCTGCTGAGCGCGGTCGCCACGATGGCCGTCCTCGTCGCCATCTATGCCGCGACCACGGTGCGCGACCCGATGGCCCGCCGCGTCAAGGCGCTCAACGAACGCCGCGAGCAGCTGAAGGCCGGCATCGTCGCGTCGACCAACAAGCGCAAGAAACTGACCAACAAGAATGTCGCTGCCGACCGCGTGCGCGGCATCCTGTCCAGCTTCAAGGTGCTGCAGGAAGACCAGATCAAGAAGACCCAGCTGCGCCTGATGCAGGCCGGCATCCGCACCAAGGACCTGGCCTTCTTCATCATCTTCGCGCGCATGGTCTTGCCGATCGTGCTCGGCACGTCGGCGGTGCTGCTGGTCTACGTCTTCGACTATTTCCCGACCTGGGGCTGGTTCAAACAATATGCCTTCGTCGCCGGCACCTTCCTGCTCAGCTACAAGGCGCCTGACCTGTGGCTGTCGAACAAGGTGACCAAGCGCAGCCATGCGGTCCGCAAGGGCCTGCCCGACGCGCTCGACCTCCTGGTCATCTGCGCCGAAGCCGGCCTCACCGTCGACGCCGCCTTCAACCGCGTCGCCCGCGAACTGGGCAAGGCCTATCCGGAACTGGGCGACGAATTCGGCCTGACCGCGATCGAACTGGGCTTCCTCAGCGAACGTCGCCAGGCGTTCGAAAACCTCGCCAACCGCGTCGACCTGGAATCGATCCGCGGCGTGGTGACGACCATGATCCAGACCGAAAAATATGGCACCCCGCTCGCCTCGGCGCTGCGCGTGCTGTCGGCCGAATTCCGCAACGAGCGCATGATGCGCGCGGAAGAAAAGGCGGCGCGTCTGCCGGCGATCATGACCGTCCCGCTGATCCTGTTCATCCTTCCGACCCTGTTCGTCGTGATCCTTGGCCCGGCGGCCTGTTCGATCAGCGACAACCTGTTCAAGACCTAA
- a CDS encoding pilus assembly protein CpaE, giving the protein MNAPFQARAGLRDPFTAFVCDDATADMLRPVAVEHGWSPEKVNKGGLRNAVQSLSVSASPTILFVDLSESADPLNDINALAEVCEPGTIVIAAGQVNDVRLYRDLVASGIHDYLLKPFTVDQLRDTFAHAQAILSGPRGEAQADKPHVMTAVIGVRGGVGASTVATSLAWLMGAKASRSTALLDLDVHFGTGALALDLEPGRGLTDAIENPSRIDGLFIERAMIRANERLSVLSAEAPINQPLMTDGTAFFQLQEEMKNAFEATVVDLPRQMLIQYPHMVHDAHVAVVVSELTLAATRDTIRVLAWLKANAPQTKVIVAANRVSAGGALEISKKDFEQSIERNVDIVFVDDRKVAAQAAKLGKPVAEIATGKVGQPFTQLLNMVLSHASEEGASEGKSSSAGSNGAGAKGGLMGNLKGMLAKPKDKAA; this is encoded by the coding sequence ATGAACGCCCCCTTCCAGGCACGAGCGGGTCTGCGTGACCCCTTCACCGCCTTCGTCTGTGACGATGCGACGGCGGACATGCTGCGCCCGGTGGCGGTCGAGCATGGCTGGTCGCCCGAAAAGGTGAACAAGGGCGGTCTGCGCAACGCGGTCCAGTCCCTGTCGGTCTCGGCGAGCCCGACCATCCTGTTCGTCGACCTGTCGGAATCGGCCGATCCGCTGAACGACATCAACGCCCTCGCGGAAGTCTGCGAGCCGGGCACGATCGTGATCGCGGCCGGCCAGGTTAACGATGTCCGCCTCTATCGCGACCTCGTCGCCAGCGGCATCCACGACTATCTGCTGAAGCCGTTCACGGTCGACCAGCTGCGCGACACCTTCGCGCATGCCCAGGCGATCCTGTCGGGACCGCGCGGCGAAGCGCAGGCCGACAAGCCGCATGTCATGACGGCCGTGATCGGCGTTCGCGGCGGCGTCGGCGCGTCCACTGTCGCCACCAGCCTGGCGTGGCTGATGGGCGCCAAGGCCAGCCGCTCCACGGCGCTGCTGGACCTCGACGTCCACTTCGGCACCGGTGCGCTCGCGCTCGACCTCGAGCCGGGCCGCGGCCTGACCGACGCGATCGAGAACCCGAGCCGTATCGACGGCCTGTTCATCGAACGCGCCATGATCCGCGCCAACGAGCGCCTCAGTGTGCTGTCGGCCGAAGCGCCGATCAATCAGCCGCTGATGACCGACGGCACGGCCTTCTTCCAGCTTCAGGAAGAAATGAAGAATGCCTTCGAAGCGACGGTCGTCGACCTGCCGCGGCAGATGCTGATCCAGTATCCGCACATGGTGCACGACGCCCATGTCGCGGTGGTGGTTAGCGAACTGACGCTGGCAGCGACGCGCGACACGATCCGCGTTCTTGCCTGGCTGAAGGCCAATGCGCCCCAGACCAAGGTCATCGTCGCGGCGAACCGCGTGTCGGCCGGCGGTGCGCTCGAAATCAGCAAAAAGGATTTCGAGCAGTCGATCGAACGCAACGTGGACATCGTCTTCGTCGACGATCGCAAGGTCGCCGCACAGGCTGCGAAGCTTGGCAAACCGGTCGCCGAAATCGCGACCGGCAAGGTCGGCCAGCCCTTCACCCAGCTGCTGAACATGGTGCTGAGCCATGCCAGCGAAGAAGGTGCATCGGAAGGCAAGTCGAGCAGCGCAGGCAGCAATGGCGCCGGCGCCAAGGGCGGCCTGATGGGCAATTTGAAGGGCATGCTGGCCAAGCCGAAAGACAAGGCCGCTTGA
- a CDS encoding glycine--tRNA ligase subunit alpha, giving the protein MSEKAPLSFQDLILTLHRYWGDQGCVILQPYDMEMGAGTFHPATVLRALGPDPWNAAFVQPCRRPTDGRYGENPNRLGHYYQYQVILKPSPANLQELYLGSLDAIGIDPLKHDIRFVEDDWESPTLGAWGLGWEVWCDGMEVTQFTYFQQVGGFDCKPVAGELTYGLERLAMYIQGVDNVFDLKFNNAGVTYGDVFLDNEKQMSKWHFEVADTDALFDLFKKAVAESENSLKNGVPIAAYEQAIKASHVFNTLQARGVISVAERQAYIGRVRDLAKGACAAWMDYKGYAA; this is encoded by the coding sequence ATGAGCGAAAAAGCGCCGCTGAGCTTCCAGGACCTGATCCTGACCCTGCACCGCTATTGGGGCGACCAGGGCTGCGTCATCCTGCAGCCCTATGACATGGAAATGGGCGCGGGGACCTTCCACCCGGCGACCGTGCTGCGTGCGCTCGGCCCCGATCCGTGGAACGCGGCCTTCGTCCAGCCCTGCCGCCGCCCGACCGACGGCCGCTATGGCGAAAACCCCAACCGGCTCGGCCATTATTACCAGTATCAGGTGATACTGAAGCCGAGCCCTGCGAACTTGCAGGAACTCTACCTCGGTAGCCTCGACGCCATCGGCATCGACCCGCTGAAGCACGACATTCGCTTCGTCGAGGACGATTGGGAAAGCCCGACGCTGGGCGCCTGGGGCCTTGGCTGGGAAGTGTGGTGCGACGGGATGGAGGTGACCCAGTTCACCTACTTCCAGCAGGTCGGCGGCTTCGACTGCAAGCCGGTCGCGGGCGAGCTTACCTACGGGCTCGAACGCCTCGCCATGTATATCCAGGGCGTCGACAATGTCTTCGACCTGAAATTCAACAATGCGGGCGTGACCTACGGCGACGTCTTCCTCGACAATGAAAAGCAGATGTCGAAGTGGCATTTTGAGGTGGCCGACACCGACGCCTTGTTCGACCTGTTCAAGAAGGCGGTCGCGGAGAGCGAAAACAGCTTGAAGAACGGCGTGCCGATCGCGGCCTATGAACAGGCGATCAAGGCCAGTCACGTCTTCAACACGCTCCAGGCCCGCGGCGTCATTTCGGTCGCCGAGCGCCAGGCCTACATCGGCCGCGTCCGCGACCTCGCCAAGGGCGCCTGCGCCGCGTGGATGGATTACAAGGGGTATGCCGCGTGA
- a CDS encoding CpaD family pilus assembly protein: MKQTLLILAAATSLAGCVHTDANIPARGVESLNVPVVSKSTYVFDAAAPDGSLGSTEQARLDGWFAGLQLGYGDSIYVDGPYSDAARRDVARVAGRYGMMVSDGAPVTEGQVAPGAVRVVVSRTRASVPNCPNWSDRSERTLDNTMYSNFGCAVNGAYAAMIANPEDLVHGREGSGVVDARTAAKAVDVYRKQVPTGSGKLQSVSTKEDK; encoded by the coding sequence ATGAAACAGACTCTTCTCATCCTTGCCGCGGCGACCAGCCTGGCCGGCTGCGTCCATACCGACGCGAACATCCCCGCCCGCGGCGTGGAATCGCTCAACGTGCCGGTGGTTTCCAAATCGACCTATGTGTTCGATGCGGCGGCCCCCGACGGATCGCTGGGTTCGACCGAACAGGCCCGCCTCGACGGCTGGTTCGCCGGTCTCCAGCTCGGCTACGGCGACAGCATCTACGTCGACGGCCCCTACAGCGATGCGGCGCGCCGCGACGTTGCCCGGGTTGCCGGTCGCTACGGCATGATGGTCAGCGACGGCGCCCCGGTGACCGAAGGACAGGTTGCACCCGGCGCGGTTCGCGTCGTCGTCAGCCGCACCCGCGCATCGGTGCCGAACTGCCCGAACTGGTCCGACCGGTCGGAACGTACGCTCGACAACACGATGTATTCGAACTTCGGCTGTGCCGTGAACGGCGCCTATGCCGCCATGATCGCCAATCCGGAGGACCTGGTTCACGGCCGCGAAGGCTCGGGCGTCGTCGATGCCCGGACCGCCGCCAAGGCCGTCGACGTCTACCGCAAGCAGGTTCCGACCGGCTCCGGCAAGCTGCAGTCCGTCTCCACCAAGGAGGATAAATAA
- a CDS encoding type II secretion system F family protein, which yields MLYILLLAVGLAAVLFMGVSAMSGPNPRKAAKRRMEAVKERHLEGSLAAAAQAQIRKLNAARAARMESLASTLIPKPALLRKRIEQTGKDISLSKYMMFSLGTALFIMALLLLKGAPFLLALFIGLMIGLGLPHMAIGFLIKRRIAAFTNNFPDAIELMVRGLRSGLPITETLGIVASEIQGPVQDEFRTVADKMKIGRTMEAALQETADRLGTPEFQFFVITLAIQRETGGNLAETLSNLADVLRKRGQMKLKIKAMSSESKASAYIVGSLPFIVFGLVYMVNPAYMAGFFSDQRLMIAGMGGLLWMGIGVAIMAKMVNFEI from the coding sequence ATGCTTTACATCCTCCTATTGGCAGTGGGACTGGCGGCGGTGCTGTTCATGGGCGTCAGCGCCATGTCCGGCCCCAACCCGCGCAAGGCGGCAAAGCGGCGCATGGAGGCGGTCAAGGAACGCCACCTCGAAGGCTCGCTCGCTGCGGCCGCGCAGGCCCAGATCCGCAAGCTCAACGCCGCCCGCGCGGCGCGCATGGAAAGCCTGGCGTCGACCTTGATTCCCAAGCCCGCCCTGCTGCGCAAGCGGATTGAACAGACGGGCAAAGACATCAGCCTTTCCAAATATATGATGTTCTCGCTCGGCACGGCGCTGTTCATCATGGCACTGCTGCTGCTGAAGGGTGCGCCCTTCCTGCTGGCCCTATTCATCGGCCTGATGATCGGACTTGGCCTGCCGCACATGGCCATCGGCTTCCTGATCAAGCGCCGTATTGCCGCCTTCACCAACAATTTCCCGGACGCGATTGAACTGATGGTTCGCGGGCTGCGCTCGGGTCTGCCGATCACCGAAACGCTGGGTATCGTCGCAAGCGAAATCCAGGGCCCGGTTCAGGACGAATTCCGCACGGTCGCCGACAAGATGAAGATCGGCCGCACCATGGAAGCGGCACTGCAGGAAACCGCAGACCGCCTCGGCACGCCGGAATTCCAGTTCTTCGTCATCACGCTGGCGATCCAGCGCGAAACCGGCGGCAACCTGGCAGAAACCCTGTCCAACCTTGCCGATGTGCTGCGCAAGCGTGGCCAGATGAAGCTGAAGATCAAGGCGATGAGCTCTGAATCCAAGGCCTCGGCCTATATCGTCGGCTCGCTGCCCTTCATCGTCTTCGGCCTCGTTTACATGGTGAACCCTGCCTACATGGCCGGCTTCTTCAGCGACCAGCGACTGATGATCGCCGGCATGGGCGGCCTGCTGTGGATGGGCATTGGCGTCGCCATCATGGCCAAAATGGTCAACTTCGAGATCTGA